Sequence from the Leptotrichia sp. OH3620_COT-345 genome:
ATCCAATGGACTTTGGCAGTACAAGCGACTGAGTCAGATATTTATTTGAATGGCGGTAAAAAAGTCCCTGCTATTGAGTACGAAATTTGGGGAGAACAAGCAAAAGATTTCGTCAAGAAAATGGAAAGTGGTTTATTCATTATGCAACCTGATACAGTTCTAGCTGGTGGAATTACACTCGTAGCTCCTGTTATTCCTAATGTGACTACTGCTACAAAGGGTCATAATGACGGAAGAATCGTAGTGCCTGCCACTTTGAAAGATTCTAATGGTGGAACTGTAAAAGTAACATCAGTGATTAATGACGCAAATGGAAAAGTAGCAACAAACGGACAACTTGCTCCAGGTGCCTATAACGTAAAGTTCTCCGC
This genomic interval carries:
- a CDS encoding phage tail tube protein, with product MQPDTVLAGGITLVAPVIPNVTTATKGHNDGRIVVPATLKDSNGGTVKVTSVINDANGKVATNGQLAPGAYNVKFSA